One Nitrospinota bacterium genomic window, GTTCTCGGGGATACGGTAGAAGCCTGCCTTCCAGTTTTGGGTGTTCTTCGGCACTTCCAGTATCACATAGCTGTAATCGAGGAATTTGGCTGGCAGGATACGCTCTTGAACGAGCCGAGGTGGATGGTTTATCGATGCTATCCAATGCTCCTGTGCCAGATGAAATTTCTCAATCGCCCTTTCTAGGGATATCTCAAGGGGCGGAAGGGGGGTCGCACCCTTTTCCTCCTCATGGCGAAGGGCTTTGGTTAGCCAGACCTTGACCATGATTTCCCCCTTTCATTGATTATATCACCTCCCAGCGTGTCCCCGCTATGGTAGCCTAAGGATAACCCCTGCAATGGAAGCCCGTATTACAAGCCACATCTGGACGATGGAGAAAATCTTGGGAGGAGGATAGGTAGTGCCACAGGTCAAACTTTGTAAGTACTGCCAGGAACCCATCGATGAAAGGGACGATGAATTTGTTCTTTTGAACCCTGAGGCAATGGGCGATAATGACAAGCCCCTCCCGGAAGCACTGTGGATTTATGCTCACGTTAGGTGTCATGTCCAGGATTAGGAACGTAGGAAGAAAGGGTAATCTTTAATTCAAATGGCGATTATGACTAACTTAAACAACGATATTGGCCTATGCCACTACTGTCGAGAACCCATCTGGGAGAACGATAGCTACGTCCAGAGGGGTAGTCTGGAAGGCAACGAGATAGAACAATACCATGTCCCATGCTTCAGAGAAGTGGAACCGAAAGGGAAGCATGGATTTATGGGTTCATTTTTTTTAGATGATGCGAAATGAATGAAACATTGAAATGGGCCATCTACAATTTCTGCTGACTCAACTACATAATCGCCTTAGGAACTGACCCTTGTTTATCATTAGGTTTGATAAAATAGGGTAGCAGAGACATTGGCGGTGAATATTTCTTAAACTTTCTGTCCCTCTTTATATCCTTCTTTTCGTCTACATCGAGGACAGAGGCGGTTAGCCTTGCCCCAGCTGTCGAAGTAATCGCTACAGCCAAGGCATTTCAGGCGTACCGTTCCTTGTTTGGGTTTGGGTTGTGGCTTTTTTATGTAATTCATGTCTTCCCAGAACTCTTATTGCTATGGACAGTGACCTGCCCCCATTCATTGTACCACCTACAAAGAGGTATTGACTATCTTAAGGATCGCCATACTTAGGTTCTATTACACGATGTAGTCTTAACTCGTGGCCCTAGGGGGCCAGGGGCAATAACTGTTGAAATATGCCCTCTAAGACGGTCCATGGATGGAGTTTCCTTTTTAGGAAGGAGAAGCCTCGGCATATGGTGTCTGGGTTCCGCCTGAGGCGGGCCTGAGGCGGAGGGCCGGGCGACCCCGACCTACCCGGGATGCGGACAGGGAGTCCGCCTTAAAAGGAGTCGGGGTCAGGGGGTCGCAGGCGACCTTTGGTCGGCCCGACTACCCGGTGGATGCGGACAGGGACGAGCCCTGTCCCTACAGTGAGGCCCATTGTAGGGACACCCCATGTGGGTGTCCTCTACAGGGTCTGTCTCAATGTAGGGACGCCCCTTGTGGGTGTCCGCGAACAGGCATGACCCCAACTAAAAGGATGAACCCCTCCGCATACACGGTTCAGCCTCCCAGCCCACGGACATCCGCCTGTGACGGGCCCCTACATCTCATCGAGCTTGACGAGCTCGGCGCTTGCGTCCCATAGCCGACTGGCGACTTCCTTATTGTATGACTCCTCGGACGTTTTCACCGGGGTCTTTTCGACGAAGTATTTGCCGGTCACCCCTTCCACGTCGGGAGACGATGCGAGGTAGATGACCGTCTCGGCGCCCTTTTCAGGGCTTAAGAGCATGGGGCTCATCAGCGGCCAGAGAATACGGAGCCACAGCGCGGCGTCCTTGGCAAGCCTGGTCGCGACAACGCCAGGATGCATGCAGTTGGCAGCGACCCCCGTCCCTTCCAGCCTTTTTGCGAGCTCGTAGGTGAAGAGGACGTTGGCGAGCTTTGAGTGATCGTAGACGCGCATCCCAGCGTATCCTCTCTCCATCTGGAGGTCGTCGAAGTCGATGGTAGCCCCCTTGTGGGCGTTCGAGCTTACGTTGACGATCCGGGAGGGGGCGCTCGCCTTGAGGACGTCGAGCAGAAGGTTCGTAAGGAGAAAGTAAGCGAGATGATTGAGGGCGAAGGTCGCCTCGATGCCGTCTTCGGTGAGCCTCCGGGTCCCGATGATGGCCCCGGCGTTGTTCACCAAAACATCGAGGCGCCGGTGTCGGCGGGCGAACTCCTCGGCGAGACGTCGGATCGCCCCTTGGGAGGAGAGATCGGCTATAAGCAGCTCCACCGACTCGTTTCCGCTCGTTTCGGCGATCTCCGCCCTCGCAGCCTCGCCACGGCCCCTGTCTCGGCAGACCATCGCCACCGTGGCGCCTCGCGTCGCCAGGGCCAGGGCGGTCGCCTTTCCGATCCCGGAGTTGGCCCCGGTCACGAGACAGACCTTGGAGCGCATCAGACCGGTTTTGCGGGAAGACCCATGAGAGAAAACAAGAGGGTGAGGATCAACGCTTGGACTACCCAGCCGATCACGCAAACCCCAACGGCGCGCCACGTGCTCGTATAGTCCAGAGCTTGCCTGACCGCGATTATCATCGCGACGAGCATCCAGATCGAGGCGACCATCATTACGATCCCCGCAAGAGGCGGGATGACGCCCAGGATGCGAATCAACCCGGGGGAGCTCGAAAAGCCGATGGTTCGCAACAGCTCGCCGTGATCGGCTTTCGTCTGCGGCTCGGCAAGGAGTTTCGTCCCGATAAAGTAGGTGAGGTAGGCCCAGATATACCACGCGACGAGGGCGACGATTGTGCCCACGACAATCCCGCCGACCCCTCCTCTTCCAAAGGTTCCGACTCCGGCCGCTATGCTGGAGAGAACGACAACGCCCGTTGCCTGGCCCATCGCCCCCTTGTCGGCCTCGACCTCCTCGTAGAGGTTGACGTCGAGCTTGGCGGCGCGGATGATACGATCCATAAGAGGATTCATCGTCGTACCCTTGTTACGCTAAAGGATTCAAAGGATCGGGGGGAGACGGGATCCGTCCCGGCGAAGGAGCTTGGACGGTACGGGATCACCCCCGGCGGCGGCCGATTTTCCGCGATTTTCCGCGATTTTCCGAATACGGCGCTAATCATAAATGGCTATGGCTTCTCAAAATTATAGACGCAGGGATTTTTTAATGCGGCTCGCGACCCAACTGGGTCCGGATTTCGTCCACTCACGGGGGGCAGGCCCCGTCGGCTTCCACCCAATCGGGGTTATCCTCCTTGATCGCATCAATGATGTGATGGTCCGTGTGTTTAAGAAAGGCCATGAGGTCCCGCTTCATCGTCTCGCCGCAGGTCGGGCAGGTATAGGTTCGATGCGTCTGCTCCTCGCCCATGGCGCGCCCTCCATCTCTCAATTCTAAAACGGATTACGATACAGCCTGCACGGCTCATTCTACCCTACTAGAATCTAGTATCAAATGCCAGCTTTTCCGGCGTCAGCTCGGGGCTTTCTTCGGAGGCGCCCCGACGAGCACCGTCACCTCCCCCTTGACCTCGCGGTCGGCCAGGGCCTCGTTGAGCTCAGCCACACTCCCCCTGATAAACTCCTCGTAGCGCTTCGAGACCTCCCTGGCCACGACGCAGGGCCTCTCTGGCCCGAAGGTCTCAAGCAATTCGGCAAGGAGCTTCTTGAGCCTCCGTGGCGACTCGTAGAGGACGACCGTGTGTCCCAGGGCCGCGAGCTCCTCCAGCCGCCTCTTGCGCCGGCCCGATTTCGTCGATAGGAAGCCCTCGAACGTGAAGGTGTCGGTGGGCAGGCCCGAAGCCGAAAGGGCGGCGATGAGGGCCGTCGGGCCGGGGACAGGCACGACGGCCACGCCCGCCTCAACGGCGGCACGCACAAGCCGGACGGCGGGGTCGGAGATACCGGGGGTCCCGGCGTCGGTCACGAGCGCCACGGATGC contains:
- a CDS encoding SDR family oxidoreductase, with the translated sequence MRSKVCLVTGANSGIGKATALALATRGATVAMVCRDRGRGEAARAEIAETSGNESVELLIADLSSQGAIRRLAEEFARRHRRLDVLVNNAGAIIGTRRLTEDGIEATFALNHLAYFLLTNLLLDVLKASAPSRIVNVSSNAHKGATIDFDDLQMERGYAGMRVYDHSKLANVLFTYELAKRLEGTGVAANCMHPGVVATRLAKDAALWLRILWPLMSPMLLSPEKGAETVIYLASSPDVEGVTGKYFVEKTPVKTSEESYNKEVASRLWDASAELVKLDEM
- a CDS encoding YIP1 family protein translates to MNPLMDRIIRAAKLDVNLYEEVEADKGAMGQATGVVVLSSIAAGVGTFGRGGVGGIVVGTIVALVAWYIWAYLTYFIGTKLLAEPQTKADHGELLRTIGFSSSPGLIRILGVIPPLAGIVMMVASIWMLVAMIIAVRQALDYTSTWRAVGVCVIGWVVQALILTLLFSLMGLPAKPV
- the rsmI gene encoding 16S rRNA (cytidine(1402)-2'-O)-methyltransferase, which gives rise to MDALYIVATPIGNLGDITHRAVEVLRSADLIAAEDTRVTRKLLSAYGISTPLTSYHAHSPAKKQAELIARLAAGASVALVTDAGTPGISDPAVRLVRAAVEAGVAVVPVPGPTALIAALSASGLPTDTFTFEGFLSTKSGRRKRRLEELAALGHTVVLYESPRRLKKLLAELLETFGPERPCVVAREVSKRYEEFIRGSVAELNEALADREVKGEVTVLVGAPPKKAPS